One genomic region from Bacteroidota bacterium encodes:
- a CDS encoding T9SS type A sorting domain-containing protein, which translates to MTIQKTEATHGPETKELFFVATASLLARYPSAVIHNPSGNIIADSASIAYHAPSCGTCVSPAVFNKYISGAAVIGTPTATATWTVDSFPPSIAGLIPDCMVEANGVTWVSDEEYNGIDYNDTLIARKGIWNASLKRYTYTTLKIGFPVNADNKGAKMFGTTNIAFSKDGQTGYLSCTAHDDFSFEADSAFYICVFKTTDGGITWVGPARINLQCVYQQLGASAGTIYNTAFQLDGAVDMNGKLHLILGIAPWASGGSINTIPGTWGEFSVITDGVASGSASIKLLDKPMSFRGTFGGITEDSRGQIAVSKAGDKVFYIWFDTDTNSYPFGGNTNPNAVCRFYDVASGNWGAVTNLTSGTAGDGVVTFGYVAYWAQGSASPYTIHIGYQFLTGTDTQPVDFHYLQGITVSTTSASIGNACSVIPLGTSETHSAENLFTIYPNPSNGFTTLAINMATGGKVLIEISNLVGQTIYHTGKELAAGTHTFSVDASKWNSGVYFYTVKTGNSSVTKKLVRE; encoded by the coding sequence TTGACTATTCAAAAAACGGAGGCAACACATGGACCGGAAACAAAGGAGTTATTTTTTGTAGCAACGGCTTCTTTGCTGGCGCGCTATCCTTCTGCAGTAATTCATAATCCATCGGGAAATATAATTGCTGACAGCGCAAGCATTGCCTACCATGCACCTTCCTGCGGAACGTGTGTTTCTCCTGCGGTTTTTAATAAATATATTTCGGGAGCGGCTGTAATCGGAACTCCAACTGCTACGGCAACGTGGACGGTGGATTCATTTCCTCCCTCTATTGCAGGATTAATTCCTGATTGCATGGTGGAAGCAAACGGAGTTACGTGGGTGAGCGATGAGGAATATAACGGCATTGATTACAACGATACTCTTATTGCCCGCAAAGGAATTTGGAACGCCTCGCTAAAAAGATATACATACACAACACTTAAAATTGGTTTCCCTGTAAATGCTGATAATAAAGGAGCAAAAATGTTCGGCACTACCAATATTGCTTTTTCCAAAGACGGACAAACCGGATATTTAAGCTGCACCGCGCACGATGATTTTTCTTTTGAAGCCGACAGCGCCTTTTACATCTGCGTTTTCAAAACCACCGATGGAGGAATTACCTGGGTGGGACCCGCCCGCATTAATTTGCAGTGCGTTTACCAGCAACTGGGCGCAAGCGCAGGAACAATTTACAACACGGCTTTCCAATTAGATGGCGCGGTGGATATGAATGGAAAACTTCATCTCATTCTTGGAATTGCTCCCTGGGCTTCGGGCGGTTCCATTAATACAATACCGGGTACATGGGGAGAATTTTCTGTGATTACCGATGGAGTTGCCAGTGGCAGCGCTTCTATTAAATTACTTGACAAGCCCATGTCTTTCAGAGGAACTTTCGGAGGAATTACTGAAGACAGCCGCGGACAAATTGCAGTTTCAAAAGCAGGCGATAAAGTTTTCTATATCTGGTTTGATACAGATACCAACTCTTATCCCTTTGGCGGAAACACCAACCCGAATGCTGTTTGCAGATTTTATGATGTGGCTTCAGGAAACTGGGGCGCTGTAACCAATCTTACTTCGGGAACTGCGGGTGATGGAGTGGTTACCTTCGGATATGTGGCATATTGGGCGCAAGGTTCTGCTTCTCCTTACACCATTCATATCGGCTATCAGTTTTTAACAGGCACCGATACACAGCCGGTAGATTTTCATTATCTGCAAGGCATAACTGTATCCACCACTTCGGCTTCCATAGGAAACGCCTGTTCGGTAATTCCGTTGGGAACTTCTGAAACACATTCAGCAGAAAATCTTTTCACTATTTATCCGAATCCTTCCAATGGTTTCACAACTCTTGCTATAAACATGGCAACGGGCGGAAAAGTTTTGATTGAAATAAGCAACCTTGTTGGTCAAACCATTTACCACACCGGCAAAGAATTGGCTGCGGGCACGCATACCTTCTCTGTTGATGCAAGCAAATGGAACAGCGGTGTTTATTTCTACACAGTGAAAACAGGAAACAGCAGCGTTACTAAAAAATTAGTGCGCGAGTAA
- the ccsA gene encoding cytochrome c biogenesis protein CcsA, protein MRKNWWKILCVLFLVYTITAGFLSDVPRLPILHETIRNQYFHVCMWFAMMILFTVSLVFSIRHLSSGKQERDIIASEATNVGIMFGILGLLTGSIWARYTWGAWWTNDVKLNGAAITMLTYFAYLVLRNAITDEQKRGKVSAVYNIFAYVMMLVFIMIYPRLSDSLHPGNGGNPGFGKYDLDNHMRMVFYPAVIGWTLLGVWIMTLRIRIQKIKLQTDL, encoded by the coding sequence ATGAGAAAAAATTGGTGGAAAATACTTTGCGTTTTATTTTTAGTGTATACAATTACAGCAGGATTCCTTTCTGATGTTCCCCGCCTTCCCATTCTTCACGAAACCATCCGCAACCAATATTTTCATGTGTGCATGTGGTTTGCGATGATGATTTTATTTACTGTTTCATTAGTGTTCAGCATTCGTCATCTTTCATCGGGAAAACAAGAGCGGGATATTATTGCCTCAGAAGCAACCAATGTCGGAATCATGTTTGGAATTCTTGGTTTACTCACAGGAAGCATTTGGGCTCGCTACACCTGGGGAGCGTGGTGGACGAATGATGTAAAATTAAATGGAGCGGCAATCACCATGCTTACTTATTTTGCATATCTGGTTTTACGCAACGCAATCACCGATGAACAGAAGCGCGGAAAAGTTTCTGCGGTCTATAATATTTTCGCTTATGTGATGATGCTCGTCTTCATCATGATTTATCCGCGCCTGAGCGATTCGCTTCATCCCGGCAACGGAGGAAATCCGGGTTTTGGAAAATATGATTTGGATAACCACATGCGAATGGTCTTTTATCCCGCTGTCATCGGCTGGACATTGCTTGGCGTTTGGATAATGACACTGAGAATTAGAATTCAAAAAATAAAATTACAAACTGACCTATGA
- the pdxH gene encoding pyridoxamine 5'-phosphate oxidase has translation MLNESSIDKNPFHQFEKWYGEAYKVSGEDASAMTLATSLKNHPNARTVYLRGQDKKGYWFFTNYKSSKGKELIKNKNACLLFFWPRLLRQVKMLGYVEKLSAKESDNYFDARPRASQIGAWASPQSQLLPSRSSLDAWVEEYTKLFEGKKVKRPSHWGGFRFIPVYFEFWHGRESRLHDRIIFRKEKNGKWKMQRLSP, from the coding sequence ATGCTAAATGAATCTTCCATAGATAAAAATCCGTTTCATCAATTTGAAAAATGGTATGGTGAAGCATATAAAGTTTCAGGAGAAGATGCCAGCGCAATGACGCTTGCCACTTCCCTGAAAAATCATCCCAATGCCAGAACAGTTTACCTGCGGGGGCAGGATAAAAAAGGGTATTGGTTTTTTACAAATTACAAAAGCAGCAAAGGAAAAGAATTAATAAAAAACAAAAATGCATGCTTGCTTTTTTTCTGGCCGCGATTATTAAGACAGGTTAAAATGCTGGGCTATGTAGAAAAACTTTCTGCCAAAGAATCGGATAATTATTTTGACGCTCGTCCGCGCGCAAGCCAGATAGGAGCATGGGCATCTCCGCAAAGCCAATTGCTTCCAAGCCGCAGTTCATTGGATGCATGGGTGGAAGAATACACAAAACTTTTTGAAGGGAAAAAAGTAAAACGCCCTTCGCACTGGGGAGGATTCAGATTCATTCCTGTTTATTTTGAATTCTGGCACGGAAGAGAAAGCCGCCTTCACGATAGAATTATTTTCAGGAAAGAAAAAAACGGAAAGTGGAAAATGCAGCGCCTCTCTCCGTGA
- a CDS encoding heme exporter protein CcmB — MLKEISALIGKELLIEFRQRYALGGILLYVVATVFICYLSFKNSIEVNTWNALFWIIILFASINSIAKSFLQESKGRMLYYFTIASPQAFVLSKIIYNSILMLILSLICFGFYSLFMGNIVSNLSLFFLIIILGSIGISSLLSMMSAIASKAHNNFTIMAILSFPIIMPILIVIIRLSQNAIDGTDFYYNLKYFGVLFSLDVIVIILAYLLFPYLWKD; from the coding sequence ATGCTGAAAGAAATCTCCGCTTTAATCGGAAAAGAATTATTAATTGAATTCCGCCAGCGTTATGCGCTCGGAGGAATTCTTCTTTATGTAGTTGCAACGGTTTTCATCTGCTATCTTTCTTTCAAAAATAGTATTGAAGTGAATACATGGAACGCTTTGTTCTGGATCATCATTTTATTCGCTTCGATTAATTCAATCGCAAAAAGTTTTTTGCAGGAAAGTAAAGGAAGAATGCTTTACTACTTTACAATTGCAAGTCCGCAAGCATTTGTTCTTTCTAAAATAATTTACAATTCAATTCTCATGCTGATTCTTTCTCTGATATGTTTCGGGTTTTATTCGTTGTTCATGGGAAATATTGTTTCCAATCTTTCGCTCTTCTTCCTTATTATTATTCTTGGCTCCATTGGAATTTCTTCTTTGCTCAGCATGATGTCTGCCATTGCGTCCAAAGCGCATAATAATTTTACCATCATGGCTATTCTTTCTTTTCCTATCATCATGCCGATTCTCATAGTGATAATACGCCTTTCTCAAAACGCAATTGACGGAACTGATTTTTATTACAACCTGAAATATTTCGGAGTACTTTTTTCTTTAGATGTGATTGTTATCATTCTTGCTTACTTATTATTTCCATATCTTTGGAAAGATTAA
- a CDS encoding cytochrome c maturation protein CcmE produces the protein MKKTHIIGIILIAVAIGAIFASLSDASTYATFTQAQQKEGKEFHVVGKLDKSKEMVYNPQQDPNMFVFYMKDSDSTERKVTLHQGKPQDFEHTEQIVAIGKCVGNDFHASSVLMKCPSKYVDTKKQI, from the coding sequence ATGAAGAAAACTCACATCATCGGTATCATTTTAATCGCAGTTGCCATTGGAGCCATCTTTGCTTCGTTGAGTGATGCAAGCACGTACGCAACTTTTACACAAGCTCAGCAAAAAGAAGGAAAAGAATTTCACGTAGTAGGAAAACTCGACAAGTCAAAAGAAATGGTTTATAATCCGCAGCAAGACCCAAATATGTTTGTCTTCTACATGAAAGACAGCGACAGTACCGAAAGAAAAGTTACGCTTCACCAGGGCAAGCCGCAGGATTTTGAACACACCGAACAAATTGTAGCCATCGGGAAATGCGTGGGAAATGATTTTCACGCAAGTTCTGTTTTAATGAAGTGTCCTTCCAAATATGTGGATACGAAGAAACAAATTTAA
- a CDS encoding glutathione peroxidase: MKTILLSFFLLFSFFGGDKKSFYDFKAKDLEGNDVDLHKYKGKKILVVNVASECGYTPQYKELEWLYKNYKDSNFVILGFPCNDFGGQEPGTPAEIKSFCSKNYGVTFPLMAKIDVKGKDIAPIYSWLQKKEENGMQDNDVKWNFNKFLIGRNGEWQGYYPSKIKPDDKIITDWIMDR; this comes from the coding sequence ATGAAAACCATTCTTCTTTCTTTCTTTCTGCTTTTCTCTTTTTTTGGCGGAGACAAAAAATCTTTTTATGATTTCAAGGCAAAAGACCTTGAAGGCAACGATGTGGATTTGCATAAGTACAAAGGCAAAAAAATTCTGGTGGTGAATGTGGCTTCCGAATGCGGCTACACTCCGCAGTATAAAGAACTGGAATGGCTTTACAAGAATTACAAGGACAGCAATTTTGTCATTCTCGGTTTTCCCTGCAATGATTTTGGCGGACAGGAACCGGGCACGCCTGCTGAAATAAAATCTTTCTGTTCGAAAAACTATGGCGTAACATTTCCTTTAATGGCGAAAATTGATGTGAAGGGAAAAGACATTGCTCCGATTTACAGTTGGCTTCAGAAAAAAGAGGAGAATGGCATGCAGGATAACGATGTGAAATGGAACTTCAATAAATTTCTCATAGGAAGAAACGGAGAATGGCAGGGATATTATCCTTCCAAAATAAAACCCGATGATAAAATTATTACGGACTGGATAATGGATAGATAA
- the ccsA gene encoding cytochrome c biogenesis protein CcsA: MQYIGEHLWAGQLGNIFVIISFVSALLCSLSYFSAANSPLPSGEGQGEGWKKIARWSFLIHTLSVFGMVGTLFVMLIGHYFEYEYIWHHSNKTMPLRYIASCFWEGQEGSFLLWIFWNAVLGTFLMKRSKDWEAPVLTTVSLVQVFLTSMLLGIYVLGYKVGSNPFAVLLREHPQFKDLPFVQNANYLSKLDGKGLNPLLQNYWMVIHPPTLFLGFASTVIPFAFAIAGLWKKKFNEWQKPALTWTFFGIMVLGTGVLMGGAWAYEALSFGGFWAWDPVENASLVPWLTLVGAGHVMMIHKNKGQSLFATHFLALIAFILVLYSTLLTRSGILGDTSVHAFTDLGMSGQLLIYLGFFTLLAITLLIMNFKKLPREEHEDSIWSREFWMLIGALVLLIAAFQISLTTSIPVINKVFGTNMAPPAEGKVIQHYHQWQIPFAILVLILIASVQFLKYKKTDSKEFLKIISIPMGIALVIAIAISFHFNWFSQGRTVFYSALLFACLFAILGNMNYFFKILKGKFDHAGASVAHIGFGMILLGAMISTSRSEKISINQKGDVEIFGKDFSNRENILLAKNDTVKMGDYYVTYKDKRKEGVNIFYDVEYLKKEEGGKYSSAFILSPRIQLNQQMGNVAEPDTKHFWKKDIYTHITYADLENINKENNSSDEYSEPHNNNIAKGDTFFSKNSIIVLGNLTTALDKEKLGIQKADIIVGANLKILDVYGKVHSAMPIYYITDSIPNVIEAKVDELGLKFAFWQINPETGKVDISVSEKKSDKKDFIVMKAIVFPYINVLWMGCIIMIIGTVMAIRRRLKRKTE; encoded by the coding sequence ATGCAGTATATTGGTGAACATCTTTGGGCTGGTCAACTCGGAAATATTTTTGTAATTATTTCTTTTGTCTCAGCTCTGCTCTGTTCACTTTCTTATTTCTCTGCTGCTAATTCCCCTCTCCCTTCGGGAGAGGGACAGGGTGAGGGCTGGAAAAAAATCGCTCGCTGGTCTTTTTTAATTCACACACTTTCTGTTTTCGGAATGGTGGGAACACTTTTCGTCATGCTCATCGGGCATTATTTTGAGTATGAATACATCTGGCATCATTCCAACAAAACAATGCCGCTGCGCTACATCGCTTCCTGTTTCTGGGAAGGACAGGAAGGCAGTTTTCTCCTATGGATCTTCTGGAACGCAGTGCTCGGAACTTTTTTAATGAAACGTTCAAAAGATTGGGAAGCGCCCGTGCTCACCACCGTTTCTCTCGTGCAAGTTTTCCTTACTTCCATGTTACTTGGAATTTATGTGCTCGGATATAAAGTCGGCAGCAATCCTTTTGCGGTTCTTCTACGGGAACATCCGCAGTTCAAAGATTTGCCTTTTGTTCAGAATGCAAATTATCTTTCTAAGTTGGATGGAAAAGGTTTGAATCCTCTTCTGCAGAATTACTGGATGGTGATTCATCCTCCGACTTTATTTTTAGGATTCGCTTCCACAGTAATTCCATTTGCATTTGCAATCGCAGGATTGTGGAAGAAAAAATTTAACGAGTGGCAAAAGCCCGCGCTCACCTGGACATTTTTCGGAATCATGGTTTTGGGAACAGGAGTTCTCATGGGAGGCGCGTGGGCATACGAAGCGCTTTCGTTCGGAGGTTTTTGGGCGTGGGATCCCGTAGAAAATGCTTCGCTCGTTCCCTGGCTCACGCTTGTTGGTGCCGGACACGTGATGATGATTCACAAAAACAAAGGGCAATCTTTATTTGCAACACATTTTCTTGCGCTCATCGCTTTTATTCTTGTCCTCTACTCTACTCTTCTCACTCGCAGCGGAATTTTAGGAGACACTTCCGTTCACGCATTTACAGATTTAGGAATGAGCGGGCAACTTTTAATTTATTTAGGATTTTTTACGCTGCTTGCAATTACTCTTCTCATTATGAATTTCAAAAAACTTCCGAGAGAAGAACACGAAGACAGTATTTGGTCGCGAGAGTTCTGGATGTTGATCGGAGCGCTTGTACTTTTGATTGCGGCTTTTCAGATTTCACTCACCACTTCCATTCCCGTCATCAATAAAGTTTTCGGAACCAACATGGCTCCGCCAGCCGAAGGAAAAGTGATTCAGCATTATCACCAGTGGCAGATTCCGTTTGCAATTTTAGTTTTGATTCTGATTGCTTCCGTACAATTTCTTAAATACAAAAAAACAGATTCAAAAGAATTTCTGAAAATCATTTCTATACCGATGGGAATTGCTTTGGTGATTGCTATAGCCATCAGTTTTCATTTCAATTGGTTTTCTCAAGGAAGAACTGTTTTCTATTCTGCTCTTTTATTTGCGTGCCTGTTTGCCATCTTAGGAAACATGAACTATTTTTTCAAAATATTAAAAGGAAAATTTGACCATGCAGGCGCTTCAGTTGCCCACATTGGCTTCGGAATGATCCTGCTGGGCGCAATGATCTCCACTTCACGCAGTGAAAAAATATCCATCAACCAGAAAGGCGATGTTGAAATTTTCGGAAAAGATTTTTCAAACAGGGAAAATATTCTTCTGGCGAAAAATGATACGGTGAAGATGGGAGATTATTATGTCACTTACAAAGACAAAAGAAAAGAAGGCGTGAATATTTTTTACGATGTTGAATATCTGAAGAAAGAGGAAGGTGGAAAATATTCCAGCGCATTCATTCTTAGTCCGCGCATACAACTCAACCAGCAAATGGGAAATGTGGCAGAACCTGACACGAAACATTTTTGGAAAAAAGATATTTACACACATATTACTTATGCAGATCTGGAAAACATCAATAAGGAAAATAATTCTTCGGATGAATATTCTGAACCGCATAACAACAACATTGCAAAAGGAGATACATTTTTTTCAAAGAACAGTATTATCGTTCTTGGAAATCTTACTACAGCCCTCGACAAAGAAAAACTTGGAATACAAAAAGCAGATATTATTGTAGGAGCAAATCTGAAAATTTTAGATGTGTATGGAAAAGTTCACAGCGCAATGCCCATCTATTATATAACCGACAGCATTCCAAATGTCATCGAAGCGAAAGTAGATGAACTCGGATTAAAATTCGCCTTCTGGCAGATAAATCCTGAAACAGGAAAAGTGGACATTTCCGTTTCAGAAAAAAAATCTGATAAAAAAGATTTCATTGTGATGAAAGCAATTGTTTTCCCCTATATAAATGTGTTGTGGATGGGCTGCATCATCATGATCATCGGAACGGTGATGGCGATTCGCAGACGGTTAAAAAGAAAAACAGAATGA
- the bshB1 gene encoding bacillithiol biosynthesis deacetylase BshB1 encodes MKLDILAFGAHPDDVELSCSGTILKNISEGKKVGIVDLTRGELGTRGTAAIREKEAKNAAKILGVSFRENLKLPDGFFEINKKNILKVIQKIRHYKPDVVLAPAISDRHPDHGRAAQLIAEASFLSGLPRIGTKEKSKKQPSWRPKAVYHYIQYRKHKPDFAIDITPYIEKKMEAIQAFASQFYNPVSKEPETLISHPKFFHYVRQREMEYGKLIGAQYAEGFNVMEEYRGEVLV; translated from the coding sequence ATGAAACTAGATATTCTCGCCTTTGGCGCTCACCCTGATGATGTAGAACTTTCCTGCTCGGGAACTATTCTGAAAAATATTTCTGAAGGAAAAAAAGTTGGCATTGTTGATTTGACAAGAGGGGAATTGGGAACAAGAGGCACTGCCGCCATCCGCGAGAAAGAAGCGAAGAACGCAGCAAAGATTCTCGGAGTATCTTTTCGCGAGAACTTAAAACTGCCAGATGGTTTTTTTGAAATCAACAAAAAAAATATTCTCAAAGTCATTCAGAAAATCCGCCACTATAAACCGGATGTTGTTCTTGCTCCTGCAATTTCCGACCGCCATCCTGACCATGGAAGGGCAGCGCAGTTAATTGCCGAAGCAAGTTTTCTTTCCGGGCTTCCGAGAATAGGTACAAAAGAAAAAAGCAAAAAGCAACCATCGTGGAGACCGAAAGCGGTGTATCATTATATACAATACCGGAAACACAAACCTGATTTTGCAATTGACATTACTCCTTATATAGAGAAAAAGATGGAAGCCATTCAGGCATTTGCCTCGCAGTTTTATAATCCTGTTTCAAAAGAGCCCGAAACCTTAATTTCTCATCCTAAGTTTTTTCACTACGTGCGCCAGCGCGAAATGGAATACGGAAAACTTATTGGCGCGCAGTATGCCGAAGGGTTTAATGTGATGGAAGAATACAGGGGAGAAGTTCTGGTATAA
- a CDS encoding T9SS type A sorting domain-containing protein has translation MKKTLLIAFGFAIAIGAGAQTGRKKIDQKYLCAKPSFKDREMAEPTTSVPLVRHERKSPLKINPKALVIADVATMGHANNAYGGFTRPGREIIDWSDASGTGVLTCTHRACPACGDGSSGSGEYRVDYSIDGGTTWKGQLGGIYIPSPDFGRYPAGVIYNVAGNTIADSCFISYHGPSCTTCAGAGDEWIHYLYGTAVLGDAANTAKQGETNFTANVASHGLIPDCMIEANGVTWVSDMGYDGTDYTDSIMIRKGVWNTSTRMHDYTTIKIPFPVASNTAGAKMFGTTNVAFSSNGQIGYITATGHDTSWTFNPDSNYTVNVFKTTNGGNTWSGPIRINVNCVGAQLGTSDTLFNPAFQLDGAVDKNGNLHLILAIAPWATGGAVTTVPGTWGEFSIITDGSADNAAAIQLLDKPMTFRGTFAAITEDGRGQVSINKAADKVFYIWFDTDTNAFPGGGNTNPNAVCRYYDVTAGQWGAVTNLTAGSAAEGVVTFGYVSYWAEGTASPYTLHIGYQFMTGTDTQPVDFHYLTGVTVATGSTSAGSPCGSLAVHELNSDISSFNLYPNPTTGVSTIEITMKEAGKAVLEVSNMVGQTIYSTSKELGAGTHTFSVDASKWNSGVYFYTVKTGNSSVTKKLVRE, from the coding sequence ATGAAAAAAACATTACTTATCGCTTTCGGTTTTGCAATTGCAATTGGAGCCGGAGCGCAAACAGGCAGAAAAAAGATAGACCAAAAATATCTTTGCGCCAAGCCCAGTTTCAAAGACCGCGAAATGGCAGAACCAACAACTTCTGTTCCGCTGGTAAGACACGAAAGAAAATCTCCTCTGAAAATTAATCCGAAGGCGCTTGTAATTGCCGATGTGGCAACCATGGGACATGCCAACAATGCCTACGGAGGATTTACCCGCCCGGGCCGCGAAATTATTGACTGGAGCGATGCTTCAGGCACAGGAGTTTTAACGTGCACTCACCGCGCCTGCCCCGCTTGCGGTGATGGCTCTTCCGGTTCAGGAGAGTACAGGGTTGATTATTCCATAGACGGAGGCACCACATGGAAAGGACAACTCGGTGGTATTTATATTCCCAGCCCTGACTTTGGGCGCTATCCTGCCGGTGTTATTTACAACGTTGCCGGAAATACCATTGCTGACAGTTGTTTTATTTCTTATCACGGACCTTCGTGCACTACCTGCGCAGGAGCCGGTGATGAGTGGATACATTATTTATACGGTACTGCCGTATTGGGTGATGCTGCTAACACCGCCAAGCAAGGTGAAACTAATTTTACAGCTAACGTTGCTTCTCATGGTTTAATTCCGGATTGCATGATAGAGGCAAACGGAGTTACCTGGGTGAGCGACATGGGATATGACGGAACTGATTATACCGATTCTATTATGATTCGCAAGGGAGTTTGGAATACTTCCACACGCATGCATGATTACACAACCATTAAAATTCCTTTTCCTGTTGCATCAAATACAGCCGGTGCAAAAATGTTCGGAACCACTAATGTGGCATTCTCTTCAAACGGGCAGATTGGTTATATAACTGCAACCGGACATGATACTTCATGGACATTTAATCCTGACAGCAACTATACTGTTAATGTTTTCAAAACTACAAACGGAGGAAACACATGGTCAGGACCCATCCGCATCAATGTAAATTGTGTGGGCGCTCAATTAGGAACTTCAGATACTTTGTTCAATCCCGCCTTTCAATTAGACGGTGCGGTGGATAAGAATGGAAATTTACATCTTATACTCGCCATTGCTCCCTGGGCAACAGGCGGTGCAGTTACAACTGTTCCCGGAACATGGGGTGAGTTTTCCATCATCACAGATGGTTCTGCAGATAATGCTGCAGCCATTCAACTGCTTGACAAACCCATGACTTTTAGAGGAACTTTTGCCGCCATTACTGAAGACGGCCGCGGGCAGGTTTCTATTAACAAAGCAGCCGATAAAGTTTTCTATATATGGTTTGATACCGATACGAATGCTTTTCCCGGTGGCGGAAACACCAACCCCAATGCTGTTTGCAGATATTATGATGTTACAGCAGGTCAATGGGGAGCCGTAACCAATCTTACTGCAGGAAGCGCTGCTGAAGGCGTGGTTACTTTCGGTTATGTTTCTTACTGGGCGGAAGGCACAGCATCTCCTTACACGCTTCATATCGGTTATCAATTCATGACCGGAACGGATACACAGCCGGTGGATTTCCACTATCTCACAGGAGTTACTGTGGCAACCGGTTCAACTTCGGCAGGAAGCCCCTGCGGAAGTCTTGCTGTGCATGAACTGAATTCGGATATAAGTTCTTTTAATCTTTACCCAAACCCTACAACAGGAGTTTCTACCATTGAAATTACAATGAAAGAAGCCGGCAAAGCGGTTCTTGAAGTAAGTAATATGGTTGGGCAAACTATTTACAGCACAAGCAAAGAACTTGGTGCGGGCACGCATACATTCTCTGTTGATGCAAGCAAATGGAACAGCGGTGTTTATTTCTACACAGTGAAAACAGGAAACAGCAGCGTTACTAAAAAATTAGTGCGCGAGTAA
- a CDS encoding CcmD family protein, whose product MKKIILSWLLTLISCFCFSQEQVEMADGLRADGKIYVVVAVLVTILLGIILFLIMIDRKVSDIEKKLKK is encoded by the coding sequence ATGAAAAAAATTATTTTGTCCTGGCTCTTGACTCTTATTTCTTGCTTCTGCTTTTCACAAGAGCAAGTAGAAATGGCTGACGGACTTCGCGCGGATGGAAAAATTTATGTGGTGGTGGCAGTGCTCGTAACCATTCTTCTCGGAATTATTCTCTTCCTTATTATGATTGACAGAAAAGTTTCGGATATAGAAAAGAAATTAAAGAAGTAA